Proteins encoded in a region of the Leopardus geoffroyi isolate Oge1 chromosome E2, O.geoffroyi_Oge1_pat1.0, whole genome shotgun sequence genome:
- the LOC123577888 gene encoding zinc finger protein 211-like isoform X2, translated as MLMRPTQDSVTFEDVAMYFSWEEWGLLDEAQRWLFHNVMLENFALVTSLGCWHGAGDGEAPSEQSAFVGASRVRTHQASPDPQKARPCEICGLVLKDILGVALHQRTHPQLRPRTCGRRTSFIANLHQHGKQCSVEKPLKRASLVKSCRFHVPGESFTCGEVDKDFLAGSGEHQHQASHDGQKAHSSTMCGEAVHSGKSHHSWCEGKKAFSHKYSLAQHQSVHAQEKPYKCSECGKSFTRRFNLLQHQKVHTGEMPYKCNECGKFFTNIFGFIQHQRTHTGEKPYKCSRCGKFFGQKSTLTVHERIHTGEKPYGCRECGKFFRHSSSLIKHQRVHTGVRPYKCGECGKCFTDNSCLIKHRRIHTGERPYECKECGKLFSQSFGLTQHQRVHTRERRYECRICGKSLTRKSYLIQHNRVHARDRAPECREHGEFFSDTQFAQHQKIHIRERPHECDKCAKVFSRRPNLIHHHTGSLYTCSKCGKVFSQRPALIEHQNVHRAGGL; from the exons ATGCTCATGAGGCCAACACAG GACAGTGTGACATTTGAAGACGTGGCCATGTACTTCTCTTGGGAGGAATGGGGTCTCCTcgatgaggctcagagatggcTATTCCACaatgtgatgctggagaactttGCACTTGTGACCTCCCTGG GTTGTTGGCAtggagcaggggatggggaggcaCCTTCTGAGCAGAGCGCTTTTGTAGGAGCGTCTCGGGTTAGGACTCACCAGGCAAGCCCAGATCCCCAGAAGGCACGCCCCTGTGAGATATGCGGTCTGGTCCTGAAAGACATTTTGGGTGTGGCTCTGCATCAGAGAACACATCCCCAGCTGAGACCTCGCACATGTGGGAGACGGACCAGTTTCATTGCAAACCTTCACCAGCACGGGAAGCAGTGCAGTGTAGAGAAACCCCTGAAAAGGGCTTCACTTGTGAAGAGCTGCAGGTTCCATGTGCCAGGGGAGTCCTTCACCTGTGGGGAAGTCGACAAGGACTTCCTCGCCGGTTCGGGCGAGCACCAGCACCAGGCCAGTCATGATGGACAGAAAGCTCACAGCAGCACCATGTGTGGGGAAGCTGTTCACAGTGGGAAAAGCCATCACAGTTGGTGTGAAGGCAAGAAAGCCTTCAGCCACAAATACTCTCTTGCTCAACACCAGAGTGTCCATGCCCAAGAAAAGCCTTACaaatgcagtgaatgtgggaaatccttcACCCGAAGGTTTAACCTCTTGCAGCATCAGAAGGTCCACACTGGAGAAATGCcctataaatgtaatgaatgtggaaaatTCTTCACCAATATCTTCGGTTTCATTCAGCACCAAAGAACTCACACTGGGGAAAAGCCTTACAAGTGCAGCAGATGTGGAAAATTCTTTGGCCAAAAGTCTACTCTTACTGTACATgagagaattcacactggagaaaagccTTATGGGTGCCGTGAATGTGGGAAATTCTTTAGACATAGCTCCAGCCTCATTAAACatcagagagttcacactggagTGAGGCCTTATAAGTGTGGTGAATGTGGAAAATGTTTTACTGACAACTCCTGCCTCATTAAACACCGTAGAATTCACACTGGGgaaaggccttatgagtgcaAGGAGTGTGGGAAACTTTTTAGCCAAAGTTTTGGACTCACTCAACACCAGAGAGTTCACACTAGAGAAAGACGTTATGAGTGCAGGATATGTGGGAAATCCTTAACCCGCAAGTCCTACCTCATTCAACACAACAGAGTTCACGCTAGAGACAGGGCTCCCGAGTGCAGGGAACATGGGGAATTCTTCAGTGACACCCAGTttgctcaacaccaaaaaattcACATCAGAGAACGGCCTCATGAGTGCGACAAATGCGCAAAAGTTTTCAGCCGAAGGCCTAACCTCATTCATCACCACACAGGAAGTCTGTATACATGCAGCAAATGTGGGAAAGTCTTCAGTCAGCGGCCTGCTCTGATCGAGCACCAGAATGTTCACCGTGCAGGTGGGCTTTAG
- the LOC123577888 gene encoding zinc finger protein 792-like isoform X1: MGPRKRKGRRCPRRADWRPRLAGLPRAASRRGRDRDRRPRCPLRPQSPRRDPAEDSVTFEDVAMYFSWEEWGLLDEAQRWLFHNVMLENFALVTSLGCWHGAGDGEAPSEQSAFVGASRVRTHQASPDPQKARPCEICGLVLKDILGVALHQRTHPQLRPRTCGRRTSFIANLHQHGKQCSVEKPLKRASLVKSCRFHVPGESFTCGEVDKDFLAGSGEHQHQASHDGQKAHSSTMCGEAVHSGKSHHSWCEGKKAFSHKYSLAQHQSVHAQEKPYKCSECGKSFTRRFNLLQHQKVHTGEMPYKCNECGKFFTNIFGFIQHQRTHTGEKPYKCSRCGKFFGQKSTLTVHERIHTGEKPYGCRECGKFFRHSSSLIKHQRVHTGVRPYKCGECGKCFTDNSCLIKHRRIHTGERPYECKECGKLFSQSFGLTQHQRVHTRERRYECRICGKSLTRKSYLIQHNRVHARDRAPECREHGEFFSDTQFAQHQKIHIRERPHECDKCAKVFSRRPNLIHHHTGSLYTCSKCGKVFSQRPALIEHQNVHRAGGL, translated from the exons ATGGGACCGAGAAAGCGCAAGGGGAGGCGATGTCCCCGCCGCGCAGACTGGCGTCCGCGACTCGCCGGGCTGCCCCGGGCTGCCTCGCGCCGAGGTCGGGACAGGGACCGCCGGCCCCGGTGTCCGCTCCGCCCACAGAGTCCGCGCAGGGACCCGGCTGAG GACAGTGTGACATTTGAAGACGTGGCCATGTACTTCTCTTGGGAGGAATGGGGTCTCCTcgatgaggctcagagatggcTATTCCACaatgtgatgctggagaactttGCACTTGTGACCTCCCTGG GTTGTTGGCAtggagcaggggatggggaggcaCCTTCTGAGCAGAGCGCTTTTGTAGGAGCGTCTCGGGTTAGGACTCACCAGGCAAGCCCAGATCCCCAGAAGGCACGCCCCTGTGAGATATGCGGTCTGGTCCTGAAAGACATTTTGGGTGTGGCTCTGCATCAGAGAACACATCCCCAGCTGAGACCTCGCACATGTGGGAGACGGACCAGTTTCATTGCAAACCTTCACCAGCACGGGAAGCAGTGCAGTGTAGAGAAACCCCTGAAAAGGGCTTCACTTGTGAAGAGCTGCAGGTTCCATGTGCCAGGGGAGTCCTTCACCTGTGGGGAAGTCGACAAGGACTTCCTCGCCGGTTCGGGCGAGCACCAGCACCAGGCCAGTCATGATGGACAGAAAGCTCACAGCAGCACCATGTGTGGGGAAGCTGTTCACAGTGGGAAAAGCCATCACAGTTGGTGTGAAGGCAAGAAAGCCTTCAGCCACAAATACTCTCTTGCTCAACACCAGAGTGTCCATGCCCAAGAAAAGCCTTACaaatgcagtgaatgtgggaaatccttcACCCGAAGGTTTAACCTCTTGCAGCATCAGAAGGTCCACACTGGAGAAATGCcctataaatgtaatgaatgtggaaaatTCTTCACCAATATCTTCGGTTTCATTCAGCACCAAAGAACTCACACTGGGGAAAAGCCTTACAAGTGCAGCAGATGTGGAAAATTCTTTGGCCAAAAGTCTACTCTTACTGTACATgagagaattcacactggagaaaagccTTATGGGTGCCGTGAATGTGGGAAATTCTTTAGACATAGCTCCAGCCTCATTAAACatcagagagttcacactggagTGAGGCCTTATAAGTGTGGTGAATGTGGAAAATGTTTTACTGACAACTCCTGCCTCATTAAACACCGTAGAATTCACACTGGGgaaaggccttatgagtgcaAGGAGTGTGGGAAACTTTTTAGCCAAAGTTTTGGACTCACTCAACACCAGAGAGTTCACACTAGAGAAAGACGTTATGAGTGCAGGATATGTGGGAAATCCTTAACCCGCAAGTCCTACCTCATTCAACACAACAGAGTTCACGCTAGAGACAGGGCTCCCGAGTGCAGGGAACATGGGGAATTCTTCAGTGACACCCAGTttgctcaacaccaaaaaattcACATCAGAGAACGGCCTCATGAGTGCGACAAATGCGCAAAAGTTTTCAGCCGAAGGCCTAACCTCATTCATCACCACACAGGAAGTCTGTATACATGCAGCAAATGTGGGAAAGTCTTCAGTCAGCGGCCTGCTCTGATCGAGCACCAGAATGTTCACCGTGCAGGTGGGCTTTAG